One genomic window of Acidobacteriota bacterium includes the following:
- the malQ gene encoding 4-alpha-glucanotransferase produces MSFPRASGILLHPTSLPSRGGIGDFGPAAYAFADYLASAKQGLWQVLPLGPLGYGNSPYSSTSAFAGSPLLISLERLADHGWIDRAQVSSSSGAIEPVDYQRIFKQKMPLIFEAAHNFLQSASPAARNRFDRFREGNRWWLDDFVLFDGLRSHLKLESWNRWPRELAHRDPDALEKKRTELHNDLETRSVVQFFFFEQWQALRAYCAERSIRMVGDIAIFVNLDSADVWTHPDLFRLTPELEPEVVAGVPPDFFSKTGQRWGNPLYRWDVMQTQGYSWWIDRLRWATHNFDYIRLDHFRGFSQFWEIPANESTAINGHWVDGPKDDLFTHLRDVLGGLPFFAEDLGYITPDVHALRERLNIPGMAVLQFGFGDAGAHAHLPHQFSVDKVVYTGTHDNDTILGWWESGTSEEERRHASSYFGPSDDGVNWAMIRCAINSVAGLCVVPLQDALGLGSEARMNIPSKPEGNWRWRFRPEMLRAELAARLSAIAEVADRLPQPLPKVTVEEWIA; encoded by the coding sequence ATGTCTTTTCCCCGCGCCAGCGGCATCCTCCTCCATCCCACCTCACTGCCTTCCCGCGGTGGGATCGGCGACTTTGGTCCAGCCGCCTACGCGTTCGCCGACTATCTCGCATCTGCGAAACAAGGCCTCTGGCAAGTCCTTCCATTGGGGCCGCTAGGCTACGGAAACTCTCCTTACTCCTCAACATCTGCGTTTGCGGGCAGCCCGCTCCTGATCAGCCTGGAGCGCCTGGCTGACCACGGCTGGATCGACCGCGCGCAAGTCAGTTCCAGTTCCGGCGCCATCGAACCGGTCGACTATCAACGAATTTTCAAACAGAAGATGCCGCTAATCTTCGAAGCGGCTCACAATTTCCTGCAATCGGCTTCGCCGGCCGCTCGTAACCGTTTCGACAGATTTCGCGAAGGCAATCGCTGGTGGCTCGACGACTTCGTCCTGTTTGACGGCTTACGTTCGCATTTGAAGCTGGAGAGTTGGAACCGGTGGCCGCGTGAATTGGCGCACCGTGATCCTGACGCGCTGGAGAAGAAGCGCACCGAACTACACAACGATCTGGAAACTCGCAGCGTGGTCCAATTTTTCTTCTTCGAGCAGTGGCAGGCGCTCCGCGCCTATTGCGCCGAGCGTTCGATTCGCATGGTAGGAGACATCGCCATCTTCGTGAATCTTGACAGCGCCGATGTCTGGACTCATCCCGATCTGTTTCGCCTCACTCCTGAACTCGAGCCCGAAGTCGTTGCCGGCGTTCCGCCAGATTTTTTCAGCAAGACCGGACAGCGCTGGGGGAATCCTCTCTACCGTTGGGACGTGATGCAGACGCAAGGCTATTCGTGGTGGATCGACCGGCTGCGCTGGGCAACTCACAACTTCGACTACATCCGGCTCGATCATTTTCGCGGGTTTTCGCAATTCTGGGAAATTCCCGCCAATGAGAGTACGGCGATCAATGGACACTGGGTCGACGGCCCGAAAGACGATCTGTTTACTCATCTTCGGGATGTTCTTGGAGGCCTGCCGTTCTTCGCCGAGGATCTCGGTTACATCACACCCGATGTCCATGCATTGCGTGAGCGGTTGAACATTCCTGGCATGGCCGTGTTGCAATTCGGTTTTGGCGACGCCGGCGCGCATGCTCACCTTCCTCATCAGTTCTCCGTCGACAAAGTCGTATACACCGGCACGCACGACAACGATACGATCCTGGGATGGTGGGAGTCGGGCACGTCGGAGGAAGAACGACGGCATGCCAGTTCGTACTTTGGCCCCAGCGACGACGGTGTGAACTGGGCAATGATCCGGTGTGCGATCAACTCAGTCGCTGGTCTATGCGTAGTACCGCTCCAGGACGCTCTTGGGCTGGGCAGTGAAGCTCGCATGAATATTCCGAGCAAGCCCGAGGGTAACTGGCGTTGGCGTTTCCGCCCGGAAATGCTACGCGCCGAGCTGGCCGCGAGGCTTTCTGCAATTGCGGAAGTAGCAGACCGCCTCCCGCAGCCCTTACCCAAAGTTACCGTTGAAGAGTGGATAGCCTGA
- a CDS encoding peptidylprolyl isomerase, which produces MIRTLQSAGPTLKIILGGMLLVICAGMVITLIPGGVASSFGIGAPPKGVVATIGDEEVTSLEVQREARMMVRQQFPKGGEQAAMLLPFFAGQAAEQLINEKALVAEAHRMGLRVSDDELRDELKNGPLSTMLFPDGKFVGQAEYENFAQRADLTIPQFENLEKEYILIRKLRALISGSAFVGDPEVRAEFDRRNTKIKFDYAVLTQADILKGLHPTDQELKAFYDRNKVTYNNSIPEKRQIRYAIITAVKPEDMAVNNQELQAYYDQHRDEYRVPEQAKVTHILIKTPLPGADGKVDEKGVEAARKKADDVLKQVKAGGDFAKLASQFSEDTVSAKNGGELGWIGRGRTVPEFEKASFSLAKGQTSDLVKSSYGFHIIHVLDKQEAHVKTLAEVKDEIEGKVREAKSAHANEVAANSLLSQARTDGLEKAVAAKGSHLVTTEFFSRQDRLPGLEATPELMETIFNEREKAPADAVQVPQGAVIFELVATKPPATPTFEEAHARVETEFKNERASFLLQQKTQELSDRAKAGHDLKKAAKELGAAVKTSELVAPDGQVPDVGSLAGAASSLFSLKSGEISGPITTGANGVVGQIVDKKAPTDQDFAAQKDQIRQTLVDAKQNQMFSLFVSNMRKDMEKSKKLKVNQEEIKNLTKRGAEEGS; this is translated from the coding sequence ATGATTCGAACTCTTCAAAGCGCAGGGCCAACCCTGAAAATTATCCTGGGCGGGATGCTTCTCGTCATTTGTGCTGGCATGGTGATCACGCTCATTCCGGGCGGTGTAGCCTCCAGTTTCGGTATTGGAGCACCTCCCAAGGGCGTTGTCGCCACCATTGGCGATGAGGAAGTGACCTCGCTCGAAGTCCAGCGCGAAGCCCGGATGATGGTTCGGCAACAGTTTCCCAAGGGCGGCGAGCAGGCGGCCATGTTGCTGCCATTCTTTGCCGGCCAGGCTGCCGAGCAATTGATCAACGAGAAGGCCCTGGTTGCCGAAGCACACCGTATGGGACTGCGCGTCAGCGACGACGAATTGCGTGACGAACTAAAGAACGGCCCGCTCTCAACCATGCTGTTCCCTGATGGCAAGTTTGTCGGCCAGGCGGAATACGAAAACTTTGCGCAGCGCGCCGACTTGACGATCCCGCAATTCGAAAATCTCGAGAAGGAATACATCCTGATTCGCAAGTTGCGCGCTCTGATTTCCGGCAGCGCGTTCGTCGGTGATCCGGAGGTCCGCGCGGAATTCGATCGCCGCAATACCAAGATCAAATTCGACTACGCCGTTCTTACGCAGGCTGACATTCTGAAGGGCTTGCATCCGACGGATCAGGAACTGAAAGCTTTCTACGATCGCAACAAAGTCACCTACAACAATTCAATTCCGGAAAAGCGCCAGATCAGATACGCCATCATCACCGCCGTTAAGCCGGAAGACATGGCGGTGAATAACCAGGAATTGCAGGCGTATTACGACCAGCATCGGGATGAGTATCGCGTGCCCGAGCAGGCTAAAGTCACCCACATCCTCATCAAGACTCCTTTGCCCGGTGCGGACGGCAAGGTCGATGAGAAGGGCGTCGAAGCGGCTCGCAAGAAGGCCGATGATGTTTTGAAGCAGGTAAAAGCGGGTGGCGATTTCGCGAAATTGGCATCGCAATTTTCCGAGGACACGGTAAGCGCGAAGAACGGTGGAGAACTCGGCTGGATTGGTCGAGGCCGCACCGTTCCCGAGTTTGAAAAAGCCTCATTCTCGCTCGCCAAGGGACAGACCAGCGACCTGGTGAAGAGCAGCTACGGCTTCCACATTATCCACGTGCTCGACAAGCAGGAAGCACACGTCAAGACGCTCGCGGAAGTGAAGGACGAGATTGAAGGCAAGGTACGGGAAGCGAAATCCGCACATGCCAACGAAGTCGCAGCGAATTCGCTGTTGAGCCAGGCTCGTACGGACGGCCTGGAGAAGGCAGTCGCAGCCAAGGGTTCGCATCTCGTCACCACAGAGTTCTTCAGCCGACAGGATCGCCTCCCCGGGTTGGAAGCGACTCCAGAATTAATGGAGACGATTTTCAACGAGCGTGAAAAGGCCCCGGCAGACGCTGTCCAGGTTCCGCAGGGCGCGGTGATCTTCGAATTGGTAGCGACCAAGCCACCCGCGACACCCACGTTCGAAGAGGCGCATGCTCGCGTGGAAACGGAATTCAAGAACGAACGAGCGAGTTTCCTTTTGCAACAGAAGACGCAGGAACTCTCTGACCGCGCTAAGGCAGGTCACGATCTGAAAAAGGCCGCGAAAGAACTCGGGGCTGCGGTGAAGACCAGCGAACTGGTTGCGCCAGACGGACAGGTTCCGGATGTCGGTTCGCTGGCGGGTGCAGCAAGTTCCCTGTTCAGCCTGAAATCAGGCGAGATCAGTGGCCCCATCACTACGGGTGCGAATGGAGTGGTTGGGCAAATCGTCGACAAGAAGGCTCCCACTGACCAGGATTTTGCGGCGCAAAAAGATCAGATTCGGCAGACTCTGGTGGACGCTAAGCAGAACCAGATGTTCTCGCTCTTCGTTTCGAACATGCGTAAGGACATGGAAAAGTCCAAGAAGCTCAAAGTCAATCAGGAAGAAATCAAGAACCTGACCAAACGCGGCGCCGAAGAAGGATCATAG
- a CDS encoding beta galactosidase jelly roll domain-containing protein has protein sequence MNMIRPLLSAVVAILLCATSYAQPASKSADEKLSLNDGWALQSSAKVSEKGEAIAAPSFQPKDWIKANVPSTVVAAQVKNGLLPDPLFGMNLRQYPGVSYPVGFNFSNVPMPPDSPYAVSWWYRKQFTLPKDFSGKTVWLNFRGINYRGNIWLNGKQIANSNQVVGAWRTYEFNVTADVKPGENVIATQIWAPTDTSLAITFVDWNPAPPDKNMGVWRDVYLKASGPVAVRYPAVVSKVDSPGNNAAHLTVTALLKNGSNQPVKGTLKGKIEKVEFSQDVELAAGESKDVVFTPSSFSQLNFSNPRLWWPTQMGTPNLYDLDLSFEVNGKVSDSGHSQFGIREITSEVAEHAPNRFKLLFKVNGKNILIRGAGWTPDMMVRPDPARMVDEFKYVQDMGLNTVRLEGKLEPELFYETADRMGILVMAGWCCCDHWEHWGNWAPEDFDIAKASLRDQMYRLRSHPSMVMWLNGSDNPPPPDVEEMYLKIEKDLLWPNPIVSSATAKPATITGASGVKMSGPYEYVAPSYWATDPHRPLNEQGCNAGGCGGAYGFNSETSMGPAVPPIESIRKMVPKDHIWPIDEYWNFHAGGGAFKTIQVFIDAQDNRYGKSTSAEQFTYRSQLMTYEGVRAMFEAYSRNKYTSTGVIQWMLNNAWPSMIWHLYDYYLQPGGGYFGAKKATQPFDPVYGYDDHSVWLVSSKYEDAKGLKLTARILNVDATEKFSKEITLDAPADSTAKVLELPQVDGLSTAYFVDLRVMDASGKLVGSNFYWLSTKNETIDWTKSNWYTTPTETYADYTALAQLPKVKLNVSSRTENKGHEAITRVSLENPSKSVAFFVRMKVNKGKGGDEILPAVWQDNYVSLLPGEKREITATYRIADLGNAKPEVEVQGWNVE, from the coding sequence ATGAACATGATCCGGCCCCTGCTTTCGGCTGTTGTCGCCATCTTGCTGTGTGCTACGAGTTACGCGCAGCCAGCCTCCAAGTCCGCTGATGAAAAGCTCTCCCTGAATGACGGGTGGGCACTGCAATCCTCTGCCAAAGTCTCGGAGAAGGGCGAGGCGATCGCTGCTCCTTCGTTTCAGCCGAAGGATTGGATCAAAGCCAATGTTCCTTCCACCGTGGTCGCGGCCCAGGTCAAGAATGGGCTGCTCCCCGACCCACTCTTCGGAATGAACCTCCGGCAGTATCCGGGCGTGTCGTATCCAGTCGGCTTTAATTTTTCGAATGTACCCATGCCTCCCGACAGCCCGTACGCCGTGTCGTGGTGGTATCGCAAGCAATTCACCCTGCCCAAAGATTTTTCGGGCAAAACCGTCTGGCTGAATTTTCGAGGCATCAACTATCGTGGAAATATCTGGCTGAACGGTAAGCAGATCGCCAACTCCAATCAAGTCGTGGGAGCTTGGCGCACCTACGAATTCAATGTCACGGCGGATGTGAAGCCCGGCGAGAACGTCATTGCCACCCAGATATGGGCTCCGACGGACACCAGCCTGGCGATCACGTTTGTCGACTGGAACCCGGCCCCTCCCGATAAGAACATGGGCGTATGGCGAGATGTGTACCTGAAAGCCAGCGGACCAGTCGCAGTGCGCTATCCGGCGGTTGTGTCGAAGGTGGACTCTCCCGGCAACAATGCCGCTCACCTGACCGTCACGGCGCTGCTCAAGAATGGTTCCAATCAGCCGGTCAAGGGAACTCTCAAGGGCAAGATTGAGAAAGTTGAATTCAGCCAGGATGTGGAGCTGGCAGCTGGTGAAAGCAAGGATGTTGTTTTCACTCCCAGCAGCTTCTCACAATTGAATTTTTCCAATCCGCGCTTGTGGTGGCCGACCCAGATGGGGACGCCGAATCTGTATGACCTCGACTTATCCTTTGAGGTAAACGGCAAAGTCTCGGACTCCGGACACAGTCAATTTGGTATCCGCGAGATCACTTCGGAAGTTGCCGAGCACGCGCCCAATCGCTTCAAGCTCCTGTTCAAGGTCAACGGAAAGAACATCCTGATTCGCGGGGCGGGCTGGACTCCGGACATGATGGTTCGTCCCGATCCCGCGCGCATGGTCGACGAGTTCAAGTACGTGCAGGATATGGGCCTGAACACGGTCCGACTGGAAGGCAAGCTCGAGCCGGAATTGTTTTACGAGACGGCTGACCGGATGGGCATTCTGGTCATGGCTGGGTGGTGCTGCTGCGATCACTGGGAGCATTGGGGAAATTGGGCGCCGGAAGATTTCGATATCGCCAAGGCTTCCTTGCGCGACCAGATGTACCGGCTCCGGAGTCATCCGAGCATGGTGATGTGGTTGAACGGCAGCGACAATCCGCCGCCGCCCGACGTCGAAGAGATGTACTTGAAGATCGAAAAGGATTTGCTCTGGCCGAATCCGATTGTGTCCTCTGCCACCGCGAAGCCGGCGACCATCACGGGCGCGAGCGGCGTGAAGATGTCAGGTCCATACGAGTATGTGGCGCCGTCCTACTGGGCAACGGATCCACACCGCCCGTTGAATGAACAGGGCTGCAACGCGGGCGGATGCGGCGGTGCCTACGGCTTCAATTCCGAAACCAGCATGGGACCAGCCGTGCCGCCGATTGAAAGCATCCGGAAAATGGTGCCGAAAGACCACATCTGGCCGATTGACGAGTACTGGAATTTCCACGCCGGCGGTGGTGCGTTCAAGACCATCCAGGTCTTCATCGACGCGCAGGACAATCGCTACGGCAAGTCGACGAGCGCCGAACAGTTCACGTACCGTTCGCAGCTCATGACCTATGAGGGCGTACGCGCGATGTTCGAGGCGTATAGCCGCAATAAATACACTTCGACCGGCGTGATCCAGTGGATGCTTAACAATGCCTGGCCTTCGATGATCTGGCATCTCTACGACTATTATTTGCAGCCGGGCGGCGGATATTTCGGCGCTAAGAAAGCCACGCAGCCGTTCGATCCGGTCTACGGATACGATGATCACTCCGTATGGCTGGTCAGCAGCAAATACGAAGATGCGAAGGGACTGAAACTCACAGCCCGTATCCTGAACGTGGATGCGACCGAGAAGTTTTCGAAAGAAATTACTCTCGACGCGCCCGCCGACAGCACGGCGAAGGTCCTGGAACTGCCGCAAGTGGACGGCCTGTCCACGGCCTATTTCGTGGATCTGCGCGTAATGGACGCCAGCGGGAAATTGGTCGGGTCGAACTTCTACTGGCTCTCCACCAAGAACGAAACCATCGATTGGACCAAATCCAACTGGTACACCACACCGACGGAAACCTATGCCGACTATACGGCGCTCGCGCAGTTGCCCAAGGTGAAGCTGAATGTTTCCAGCCGCACCGAGAACAAAGGGCACGAAGCGATCACGCGAGTATCGCTTGAAAATCCCAGCAAAAGTGTTGCTTTCTTTGTCCGGATGAAAGTCAACAAGGGCAAAGGCGGCGATGAAATCCTTCCGGCGGTCTGGCAGGACAACTACGTCTCATTGCTCCCTGGCGAAAAGCGCGAGATCACGGCGACGTATCGCATTGCCGATCTTGGTAACGCGAAGCCGGAGGTTGAAGTGCAGGGATGGAACGTGGAGTAG
- a CDS encoding APC family permease, with translation MTSSASTGSGTTIDAPRLKRTLTLWDLILYGIIVIQPTAPMPAYGVFSNAGQGHVVTSILIAMIAMVFTAMSYGRMARVYPSAGSAYTYVGRALHPSLGYVTGWSMTMDYILNPLICTIWCSKAMADLLTGTRYQLPYPGLLWPIIFAVLFTVLNLRGVKTSARINQTLCAIMGAVIIAFFWYTIRYIFHLPQYPESYFLRPFFNPETFTVGRVFHGTSVAVLTYIGFDGISTLSEEVENPKRNIFLATVLVCVITGFLASAEVYGAQLLSKQYIFGDAEVENAFSHVSAIAGGPLLTKAISLTLLIATIGSGMGAQLGAARLLYGMGRSDAIPRKFFGAIHPKTRIPANNVIFVGVIALIGAFIVSYDNGAQLLNFGALIAFMGVNLAALTHYYVRGADRTLGQLIPPVLGFVICFFIWIHLSKLALIAGSIWMIAGIAYGAWKTKGFQSNLVNFDVPAEE, from the coding sequence ATGACTTCTTCCGCAAGCACAGGTTCTGGCACAACGATCGACGCCCCACGCCTCAAACGAACTCTTACGCTCTGGGACCTGATTCTTTACGGCATTATCGTGATTCAGCCGACCGCGCCCATGCCGGCCTATGGAGTTTTCAGCAACGCCGGGCAAGGGCATGTCGTCACCTCGATTCTGATCGCGATGATTGCGATGGTCTTCACGGCCATGAGCTATGGCCGCATGGCGCGAGTCTATCCGAGTGCCGGGTCCGCCTATACCTATGTGGGCCGCGCTTTGCACCCTTCGCTTGGCTATGTGACCGGATGGAGCATGACGATGGATTACATCCTTAATCCGTTGATCTGCACGATCTGGTGTTCGAAAGCCATGGCTGATCTGTTGACGGGAACTCGCTATCAGCTTCCTTATCCTGGCCTGCTCTGGCCGATCATTTTTGCGGTGTTGTTCACAGTACTGAATCTGCGCGGCGTGAAGACCTCGGCCCGGATCAATCAAACGCTGTGCGCCATCATGGGCGCGGTGATTATTGCGTTCTTCTGGTACACGATTCGCTACATCTTCCACCTGCCCCAGTATCCGGAGTCGTATTTCTTGCGCCCGTTCTTTAACCCCGAGACCTTCACGGTGGGCCGGGTGTTTCACGGAACCTCGGTCGCGGTACTCACCTACATTGGGTTCGACGGCATCTCGACGTTGTCGGAAGAAGTCGAAAATCCCAAGCGGAATATCTTCCTGGCCACGGTGCTGGTCTGCGTGATTACTGGGTTTCTGGCTTCGGCAGAGGTATACGGCGCGCAGCTACTCAGCAAGCAGTACATTTTTGGGGATGCCGAAGTGGAGAACGCATTCAGCCACGTGTCCGCGATTGCCGGGGGCCCTTTGCTGACGAAAGCGATCAGCCTCACGTTGCTCATTGCCACCATCGGATCCGGCATGGGAGCGCAACTGGGAGCGGCTCGCTTGCTGTATGGCATGGGACGCAGTGATGCGATCCCAAGGAAGTTCTTTGGCGCCATCCACCCGAAAACTCGCATTCCTGCGAACAATGTGATCTTCGTCGGCGTGATTGCGCTCATTGGCGCTTTTATCGTGAGCTACGACAATGGCGCGCAACTGCTTAATTTTGGCGCACTGATTGCATTCATGGGCGTCAATTTAGCAGCGCTTACCCACTACTATGTTCGGGGCGCGGATCGTACGCTCGGACAGTTGATCCCGCCGGTGCTGGGCTTCGTGATCTGCTTCTTTATCTGGATTCACCTGTCGAAACTGGCACTGATTGCCGGTTCAATCTGGATGATCGCCGGCATCGCGTACGGGGCGTGGAAAACGAAGGGCTTCCAGAGCAACTTGGTGAACTTCGACGTGCCCGCGGAAGAGTAA
- a CDS encoding polysaccharide deacetylase family protein produces MTHRHPANLYCLLFILILCLTITVMAQTPAITVQERLGYPASARLLIIHADDLGMNHSVNRATFEALEKHWITSSSILVPCPWFPEVARWAKDHPDADLGIHQALNSEWTTLRWGPVSSTDKVPSLLSPDGNLPLETDAVAKNANVAEVETELHAQIDRAKAAEIHLTHLDSHMGALFTTTDLFRVYQKMGYTYALPILEAWDGDHGPHGVSAPKEEMLVQKVIEINPGIDAKDWTAWYEKQLAPLPAGVYEVIVHLAYDDEEMRGATFDHPDWGAAWRQHDVDMVKSAEFQKFLKDQNFVMVGWKDLAKALPANYGK; encoded by the coding sequence ATGACTCATCGTCACCCAGCAAATCTTTACTGCCTTCTCTTCATCCTCATCCTCTGTCTGACAATTACTGTGATGGCACAGACGCCGGCAATAACAGTTCAAGAGCGGCTGGGCTATCCCGCATCTGCGCGTTTGCTGATCATTCATGCCGACGATCTGGGCATGAACCACTCTGTGAACCGAGCGACTTTCGAGGCTCTGGAAAAGCATTGGATCACTTCCTCCAGCATTCTCGTTCCGTGTCCGTGGTTTCCTGAGGTTGCGCGTTGGGCGAAAGATCATCCCGACGCCGATCTTGGAATTCACCAAGCACTCAACAGCGAGTGGACCACGCTGCGCTGGGGCCCCGTAAGTTCGACCGACAAAGTCCCTAGTCTTCTTTCACCTGACGGCAACCTGCCGCTCGAAACCGATGCCGTTGCGAAGAATGCAAACGTGGCGGAGGTTGAGACAGAACTGCATGCGCAGATCGATCGCGCAAAAGCAGCAGAGATCCACCTGACCCATCTGGATTCCCACATGGGCGCCCTGTTTACGACCACCGACTTATTCCGCGTCTACCAGAAGATGGGATACACCTACGCCCTTCCTATTCTGGAAGCATGGGACGGCGATCACGGCCCGCACGGAGTGTCCGCACCGAAGGAAGAGATGCTGGTGCAGAAAGTGATTGAGATCAATCCGGGCATCGACGCGAAGGATTGGACCGCATGGTACGAGAAGCAACTCGCGCCACTGCCCGCTGGCGTGTACGAAGTCATTGTCCACCTCGCTTACGACGATGAAGAAATGCGCGGCGCAACTTTCGATCATCCCGATTGGGGAGCAGCCTGGCGACAGCACGATGTCGATATGGTGAAGAGCGCAGAGTTTCAGAAGTTCCTTAAGGACCAGAATTTTGTGATGGTGGGATGGAAGGACCTCGCGAAGGCTTTGCCCGCGAATTACGGGAAGTAA
- a CDS encoding CRTAC1 family protein, which translates to MRAGQIYILSIVLTSLLWAQTEPNGAMGLSAKVPPTRGEKPNALSKPNSLVPTFRDIALQAGLTTSHIASPEKLYVIESMSGGIGLFDCDNDGKLDIVMVNGSSVDRYRQGGDALITLWHQDANLRFTDITLKAGLTRKGWGMGVAAADFDNDGNLDLFVTAYNGNALYRNKGNCTFEDVTDKAGVRGGRFSTGAAWADYDRDGYVDLFVSRYVQVDMNSLPVPGSTKFCHFKGVPVQCGPWGMEGETDLLYHNRGDGTFDEVSKKAGVDDPDKYYGLTAAWSDYDNDGWPDLFVADDTTPNHLYHNNHDGTFTDDAMVGGIAMNGEGQALGSMGASWGDYDHSGRLSMLVTEFADQPNTLYRNQGPRGFEDVAMQSRLGQASLPLVGWGTAFFDMDNDGWLDLFVVNGHVYPQMDGVKGSAAYAQPMLLHRNLRNGTFEEVTKASGLADMPLKSRRGAAFGDIANNGNMDVVVLNVGEAPSLFFNTNQISNHRVLFRLIGSKSNRAAIGARVTIHAGAMTQFDEVRSGGSYLSQSDLRLHFGLGSAARIDLVEVRWPTGKVESFKDVAGDKIYTIVEGKGINDGAAFSDIGFPK; encoded by the coding sequence ATGCGGGCCGGACAGATTTACATTTTGTCGATCGTCTTGACCAGCCTGCTTTGGGCCCAGACCGAACCAAACGGCGCGATGGGACTTTCAGCAAAAGTCCCACCGACACGCGGTGAAAAACCCAACGCACTGTCGAAGCCAAACTCTCTCGTCCCGACCTTTCGCGACATCGCCCTACAGGCAGGTCTGACCACCTCCCACATTGCCTCTCCTGAAAAACTCTACGTGATCGAGTCCATGAGTGGCGGCATCGGACTCTTCGATTGCGACAACGATGGCAAACTCGACATCGTCATGGTGAACGGATCGTCCGTCGATCGTTACCGGCAAGGTGGCGATGCCCTGATCACGCTTTGGCATCAGGATGCGAATCTAAGATTCACTGACATCACGCTGAAGGCTGGGCTCACACGAAAAGGATGGGGTATGGGTGTCGCCGCGGCCGACTTCGACAACGATGGCAATCTCGATCTCTTCGTAACCGCCTATAACGGGAATGCGCTCTACCGCAACAAAGGCAACTGTACCTTTGAGGATGTGACTGACAAGGCGGGCGTGCGCGGCGGTAGGTTCTCCACTGGTGCGGCATGGGCAGACTACGACCGCGATGGTTATGTCGATCTGTTCGTGTCACGCTATGTCCAAGTCGACATGAACAGCCTTCCGGTGCCGGGATCGACCAAATTTTGTCACTTTAAAGGTGTACCCGTGCAATGTGGGCCATGGGGCATGGAAGGGGAGACCGATCTGCTCTATCACAATCGCGGCGACGGGACGTTTGACGAAGTCTCGAAGAAGGCAGGAGTGGACGATCCCGACAAATACTACGGTCTGACCGCGGCTTGGAGTGACTACGACAACGATGGTTGGCCCGATCTATTTGTCGCCGACGATACAACGCCCAATCATCTTTACCACAACAACCACGACGGTACATTTACCGACGATGCGATGGTGGGCGGCATCGCGATGAACGGCGAAGGGCAAGCGCTTGGTTCGATGGGAGCGAGTTGGGGCGACTACGATCACAGTGGTCGACTCTCGATGCTTGTCACCGAATTTGCCGATCAGCCGAACACGTTGTATCGCAATCAGGGTCCGCGCGGATTTGAAGACGTTGCGATGCAATCCCGTCTTGGTCAGGCGAGTCTTCCGCTGGTTGGTTGGGGAACAGCGTTCTTCGACATGGATAACGACGGCTGGCTCGATCTGTTCGTCGTGAATGGACACGTGTATCCGCAGATGGATGGAGTGAAGGGAAGTGCTGCCTACGCGCAGCCCATGTTGCTGCATCGCAATCTGCGCAATGGAACGTTCGAGGAAGTCACGAAGGCTTCTGGCCTGGCTGACATGCCCCTGAAGTCCCGGCGGGGCGCGGCGTTTGGAGACATCGCCAATAACGGCAACATGGACGTCGTCGTACTGAATGTCGGAGAGGCGCCGTCTCTCTTTTTCAACACCAACCAGATCTCAAACCATCGCGTGCTGTTTCGTCTGATTGGAAGCAAGAGCAATCGCGCAGCCATCGGCGCACGAGTGACCATTCATGCGGGGGCGATGACGCAGTTCGACGAAGTCCGCAGTGGCGGCAGTTACTTGTCACAAAGCGATCTGCGGTTGCACTTTGGATTGGGATCCGCTGCCAGGATCGATCTCGTAGAAGTACGCTGGCCGACCGGAAAAGTTGAAAGTTTCAAGGACGTTGCCGGGGACAAGATCTACACCATCGTGGAAGGGAAGGGAATCAACGATGGTGCGGCCTTCAGCGATATAGGGTTTCCCAAGTAA